The DNA window GAGCGTGACCCGGTCCTGGACCGCGGCCATGGAACGGGCGGCGATGGCCACCAGCAGCCGCGAGCCGGTGAGCACGGCCGAGATGACGGCGTCGAGATCGCCGGCGCCGGCCCGGCCACCCGCGAAGGGCTGTTTCATGGACACAGTTGTACACGTTGGTGCGTTCAGGAGGGCGGGGTGGGGAAGCTCTCGGGGGTCGTCAGGCCGGTGCTCTCCAGGAGGCGCTGGTGGTTGAGCACGGCGGCGTTGGCCTGCTCGGAGAAGCGGCGGATCAGGGTGTTCTGGGTGGTGCCGCGCACCGTGCCGATGACCCCGAAGATCTGGCCGTGCGCCAGGCGCAGCCACTTGACGTACGTGGCGTCGTAGGCCTGCCCGGACCGGCCCGAGATGTCGGTCATCCACGCCTGCTGCTGGTCCGTGGGCTTGACCGGCAGAGTGATCCGCAGCTTGCCCGCCACGTCGCGGACCTGGCCGTCGAGGGTGTGGTGCTGGGCGGCGATCTCCCTGCTGATCTGCCGGACGCGGGCGGCCTCGCCGCGCTGGATCGCGTCCTGCGCCATGGGCATCTCCCACAGACTGGCCAGGCGTACCTTGCGGACGAGGTCGCGGTCGAGCTCCGACAGCGGGCCCCACTTGGTCTGGACCGTGCCGGTGTCGCTCTCCCGCTCGGAAGGGGTGGCGTCGGGCTCCGCGGACGCGGCGGCGTCGAGGGCGGCGGTGTCGGGGAGCGGCGTGGGGGTGTAGCCGGCGCAGGCGGTGAGCAGGCAGAGGGCGGCGAGGCCCCCGGCGGTGGTGGTGCTGGGGTGGGCCATGGTCGTCATCCCGTTCCGGATCGGGGTGGCGCGGCGTCCGGGCGGAGGGCGCCGCTCGTCATGAGATACGCGCGACGGGCCCCGGCCTGTTCATGGCAGTGTGCAACGGTTGCGGGCCGCGGCCGCCTCAGGCGGCGGGCAGCCGGGCGTCGTTGGCGACGATCGGGTTGCGTACGCTGCCGAGCCGTTCGACCTCGACCTCCACCTCGTCGCCCGGCCGCAGCAGCCACGGCGGCGTACGCGCGTAGCCGACCCCGGCGGGCGTGCCGGTGGCCAGCAGGTCGCCCGGCCGCAGCGTGAACGTACGGGAGATGAGGGCGAGCGTGTCGCCGACGGTGTAGACCATCTCGTCGGTGCGGCCGTCCTGGACGACCTCGCCGTTGACCCGCGTCCGCACCCGCAGCCCGTCACGCAGGTCGCCGACCTCGGCGGCGGGCACCAGAGGGCCGAGGGGACCGGAGTTGTCGCCGTTCTTGCCGAGGGTCCACTGGCTGGTCAGCTTCTGCGCCCGGCGCGAGGTGATGTCGTTGAAGGCCGAGTAGCCGGCCACGGCGGCCAGCGCCTCGTCCGGGTCGGCGTCGGCCAGCGGCGCCCCCACGTACGCCACGACCTCGCCCTCCCAGTCCAGGCCGTCCTCGCCCGACGGCACCGGCACCGGGGCGCCGCCCACGGTCAGTGAGCGCGTCCAGCGGGCGAACAGCGTCGGGTGCGGCGGGACGCCCTCGCCCGCGTACGAGCCCTCGGCCACGTGCCTGAGGTAGTTGAGCCCGACGCAGATCACCCGCGCGCCCGGCAGCACCGGCGGCACGAAGGCGACCGCCGAGGCCGGGACCGTCTCGCCGGCCGGCTCCCTGGACAGCCATCCGGCCGCGCCCGCCCAGAACTCCTCCAGTCCGGCCAGCACGGTGACCGTCGTGCCGTCGGGCGACAGCGACGCCACCTCGACCGGGCCGCCGTCCCTGCGGATGCCTGCGATCCTCATCGGCCCTCTCCTCGCTGCCCGCCGTGAAACCTTCTAAAGGTTCGGAGGTTTGTGCTTGGATGGCGACTATGCCGCAGACCTCCTCCTCCGGACAACCCCTGGCCGGCGTCGGGCAGGGCGCGCGGACCCGCGCCGAGCGGCTGGCCGCCGCGCTCGACGAGCGCGTCCGCGGGCTCGCCCCCGGCGAGCCGGTCGGGACGCTGGAGTCGCTGCGCGCCGAGACCGGCCTCGCCTACGCGACGGTCAGCGAGGCCGTCCGGCTGCTGCGCGACCGGGGCGTGCTGGAGATCCGGCCGGGGCGCGGGGGCGGGCTGTTCGCGGCCGAGCGCGGGCCGGTGGTGCGGCTGCGGCACACGCTGCTGAGCGTCGCCGACGAGCCGGGCGCGGTCGCCGACGCCATCGAGCTGCGCGAGCACCTCGAAGAGCTCATCGACCTCGCCGCCGCCCGGCACCGCACCGCCCAGGACGTCGCCGACCTGCGCCGCCTGCTGCGCCGGCTGCGCGCCGCGCCCGGCTGGGACGGCTTCATGCGCGCCAACTGGGCGCTGCACGAGCGGATCGCCGCCATCAGCCCGAACGCGATGGCGCGGGCCGTCTACGTCGGCACCCTCGGCCACCTGGGCACCACCTCCGCCCGCCTCGCCGACGACCGGCCCTCTGACGACCACGACCGGCCCGCCGACGACCGCCCCGCCGACGACCCGCGGGCGGCGTACCGGGCCGCCCGCTACCAGGTTCACGCCGACCTGGTCGAGGCCATCGCCGACGGCGACGAGGCCGCGGTCCGCGCCGCCGTCGCCGCACACCGCACCCCCGCCCCCTGAGCCCCACCCCGTCCCCTCACCCCCTGAACGCCGGAGGAGCCCGTCATGCCCGGTGAGTACCGACGGCACCTGTTCCCGCACGACCACCCGCGCCTGGCCGAGATCCGCGGCCTCGACCCGTACGCCTACGGCGAGCTCGCCAGGAGACCGGGCACGTTCACCGGCGGCCTGGTCGCGAACTGGACGCCGCTCTACAGGAACGAGTTCCGCGGCGTCACCGAGAACGGCGTCCTCCGCGAGGGCCTGCACCCGCTGACGCCCGCCGAGCCCGGCGAGGAGGCGCCCGTCGCGGCCATGGTCGCCGCCGCGCGCGACCTGCTCGCCGCCCTCGACGACGAGGGCCGCGCCCGCATCGGTCATCCGGTGGACGCCGTGGAGTGGCAGACCTGGGCCAACCCGGAG is part of the Nonomuraea coxensis DSM 45129 genome and encodes:
- a CDS encoding fumarylacetoacetate hydrolase family protein produces the protein MRIAGIRRDGGPVEVASLSPDGTTVTVLAGLEEFWAGAAGWLSREPAGETVPASAVAFVPPVLPGARVICVGLNYLRHVAEGSYAGEGVPPHPTLFARWTRSLTVGGAPVPVPSGEDGLDWEGEVVAYVGAPLADADPDEALAAVAGYSAFNDITSRRAQKLTSQWTLGKNGDNSGPLGPLVPAAEVGDLRDGLRVRTRVNGEVVQDGRTDEMVYTVGDTLALISRTFTLRPGDLLATGTPAGVGYARTPPWLLRPGDEVEVEVERLGSVRNPIVANDARLPAA
- a CDS encoding FadR/GntR family transcriptional regulator, producing the protein MATMPQTSSSGQPLAGVGQGARTRAERLAAALDERVRGLAPGEPVGTLESLRAETGLAYATVSEAVRLLRDRGVLEIRPGRGGGLFAAERGPVVRLRHTLLSVADEPGAVADAIELREHLEELIDLAAARHRTAQDVADLRRLLRRLRAAPGWDGFMRANWALHERIAAISPNAMARAVYVGTLGHLGTTSARLADDRPSDDHDRPADDRPADDPRAAYRAARYQVHADLVEAIADGDEAAVRAAVAAHRTPAP
- a CDS encoding DUF4142 domain-containing protein, which gives rise to MTTMAHPSTTTAGGLAALCLLTACAGYTPTPLPDTAALDAAASAEPDATPSERESDTGTVQTKWGPLSELDRDLVRKVRLASLWEMPMAQDAIQRGEAARVRQISREIAAQHHTLDGQVRDVAGKLRITLPVKPTDQQQAWMTDISGRSGQAYDATYVKWLRLAHGQIFGVIGTVRGTTQNTLIRRFSEQANAAVLNHQRLLESTGLTTPESFPTPPS